In one Brevibacillus choshinensis genomic region, the following are encoded:
- a CDS encoding flagellar hook-basal body protein — protein sequence MIRGLYTSASGMLALQNRQESLANNLANVNTPGFKQDLGVMRAFPEQLISRIRDQEGPDIQGYPNLSGQAAVIGRLNSGVYMSEAMPMFTQGDIAETRNPYDVALMDNLQPDQDGNERRLFYSVARLEDLTQPAQPEDIRYTRNGNWSVNSDGYLVTADGYYVLDAQNQAVRVNNPDDLLNGVSVGQGLIISKTGDLQYEDPTTKELVSLPNNQRLGLSVITDPMKLVREGTNIFRFEGDIPVESLDVAEANDPLIAGRYGTQQGWIERANVDPMQTITSMMSALRAYEANQRVITTIDGTLEKAANEIGRVNG from the coding sequence GTGATCAGAGGCTTGTATACGTCTGCATCTGGCATGCTGGCCTTGCAGAACAGGCAAGAATCGCTGGCGAACAATCTGGCTAACGTCAACACTCCAGGGTTCAAGCAGGACTTGGGTGTGATGCGTGCATTTCCGGAGCAATTGATTTCCCGTATTCGTGATCAAGAGGGTCCTGATATTCAGGGCTATCCCAATTTGAGTGGACAGGCTGCTGTGATTGGTCGGCTGAACTCCGGCGTCTACATGTCGGAGGCCATGCCCATGTTTACACAGGGTGATATCGCAGAGACGCGCAATCCTTACGATGTCGCTTTAATGGACAACCTGCAGCCTGATCAGGACGGCAATGAGCGCCGCTTGTTTTATAGCGTGGCTCGATTGGAAGATTTGACTCAGCCAGCACAGCCAGAGGATATTCGCTACACACGAAACGGCAACTGGAGCGTCAATTCGGACGGTTACCTCGTGACGGCGGACGGCTATTACGTGTTGGATGCTCAGAATCAAGCTGTTCGAGTGAATAATCCGGATGATCTGTTGAACGGTGTGAGTGTAGGGCAAGGTCTGATCATCAGTAAAACCGGGGATCTTCAGTATGAGGACCCAACTACCAAGGAACTTGTTTCATTGCCAAACAATCAAAGGCTTGGACTGAGTGTCATTACCGATCCTATGAAGCTGGTCCGTGAAGGTACGAACATTTTCCGTTTCGAAGGAGATATTCCTGTCGAATCGCTCGATGTAGCGGAGGCAAATGACCCACTTATCGCTGGGCGCTATGGCACCCAGCAAGGCTGGATCGAGCGGGCAAACGTCGATCCGATGCAGACGATCACAAGCATGATGAGCGCATTGCGCGCCTATGAAGCAAACCAACGTGTCATTACCACAATAGATGGCACACTGGAAAAAGCGGCAAACGAAATCGGCCGGGTAAACGGGTAA
- a CDS encoding complex I subunit 4 family protein, with translation MDSVTNILLSSLVFSPLLAIVILAFVPNHQGGAIKQIGIYGTLLPLILSLWMFGHFNYETANLQFMEKHDWISIPIGLAQTGAVFTFDINYELGVDGISMPLILLTAIIGTLAAVASWQVKKRLKEYFILFHILLIGMLGVFAADNLFLFFIFFEMTLVPMYFLIGIWGYGEREHAANKFLLYNGIGSGIMLLAFIVIFIMMRTLNIDQIATILSTPEHPAAGALTPGFRFGLFLALFIAFAIKLPVFPFHTWMLKVHVQAPPSIVMIHSGILLKMGAYGLLRMGIGFFPEQAYQFSTWLAILGIINVLYGAVLAFVQKDLKMVLAYSSISHMGIVLLGFASMNTIGFQGAMFQVVSHGFISALLFFLIGVIWDRTQTSMLDELGGLAKSMPFVSGILLAGAMASLGLPGMSGFISEFFAFLGLFGRMPVLAAVGALGIVLTAVYLLRAILRTTFGPTPDRFTGLADAQPMEVIPMVVLLGCIILIGVYPAVLGNPMQQALKTIVPIVTGIGG, from the coding sequence TTGGATTCGGTCACTAATATCCTTTTGTCGTCACTCGTGTTTTCCCCACTGCTGGCGATTGTGATCCTCGCTTTCGTGCCAAATCATCAAGGCGGGGCCATCAAACAGATAGGGATATATGGAACATTGCTCCCGTTGATCCTGTCCTTGTGGATGTTCGGACATTTCAATTACGAGACGGCTAACCTGCAGTTTATGGAAAAGCATGACTGGATCTCCATTCCTATCGGCTTGGCGCAGACTGGCGCGGTCTTTACGTTTGATATCAACTATGAGCTGGGTGTAGACGGGATTTCGATGCCGCTGATCCTGTTGACCGCGATTATCGGTACACTGGCAGCAGTAGCCTCTTGGCAGGTCAAAAAGAGATTGAAAGAGTATTTTATCCTGTTTCATATCTTGCTGATTGGGATGCTTGGCGTCTTTGCGGCCGACAACCTGTTCCTGTTCTTCATCTTCTTTGAAATGACGCTGGTGCCTATGTACTTCCTCATCGGCATCTGGGGCTACGGAGAGCGTGAACACGCTGCGAACAAGTTCCTGTTGTACAACGGAATCGGTTCAGGCATCATGCTCCTGGCTTTCATCGTCATCTTTATCATGATGCGTACGCTGAATATCGATCAGATTGCCACCATTCTGTCCACGCCGGAACACCCGGCTGCAGGGGCACTGACACCGGGGTTCCGCTTTGGATTGTTCCTGGCACTGTTTATTGCATTTGCAATCAAGCTGCCGGTCTTTCCTTTCCACACGTGGATGCTAAAGGTACACGTGCAGGCGCCTCCTTCAATCGTGATGATTCACTCGGGGATTTTGCTGAAAATGGGAGCTTACGGATTGCTACGGATGGGTATCGGGTTCTTTCCGGAGCAAGCCTATCAGTTTTCGACATGGCTCGCGATTCTGGGGATCATCAACGTTCTGTATGGAGCGGTGCTGGCTTTCGTTCAAAAGGATCTGAAAATGGTGCTGGCTTACTCCAGTATCAGCCACATGGGAATCGTCCTTCTCGGTTTTGCCTCGATGAATACGATCGGCTTTCAGGGAGCGATGTTCCAGGTCGTGTCCCACGGATTCATCTCGGCGCTGCTATTCTTCTTGATCGGCGTGATTTGGGATCGGACGCAGACCTCGATGCTCGACGAGCTGGGAGGCTTGGCCAAATCGATGCCTTTTGTCAGCGGGATCTTGCTGGCTGGGGCGATGGCCTCTCTGGGCCTGCCGGGAATGTCCGGATTTATCAGTGAATTTTTTGCCTTCCTCGGCTTGTTCGGACGTATGCCCGTTCTCGCTGCAGTAGGTGCGCTGGGAATTGTACTGACGGCGGTGTACTTGCTACGGGCGATCCTGCGCACGACCTTTGGACCAACGCCTGATCGGTTTACTGGGCTCGCAGACGCACAACCGATGGAAGTCATTCCAATGGTGGTTCTCTTGGGCTGCATTATCCTGATCGGGGTATATCCAGCGGTTCTGGGAAATCCGATGCAGCAAGCACTGAAAACGATCGTACCCATAGTCACGGGAATAGGAGGGTAA
- the spoIIID gene encoding sporulation transcriptional regulator SpoIIID, which produces MHDYIKERTIKIGRYIVETRNTVRMIAKEFGVSKSTVHKDLTERLPEINPELANQVKEILEYHKAIRHLRGGEATKIKYKRRSKKVRIEQEESV; this is translated from the coding sequence GTGCACGACTACATCAAAGAGCGAACCATCAAAATAGGCCGATATATTGTGGAGACGCGAAATACGGTCCGGATGATCGCCAAAGAATTCGGTGTTTCGAAAAGTACAGTGCACAAGGACTTGACTGAGCGGCTGCCTGAGATAAATCCAGAGTTGGCAAACCAGGTAAAGGAAATTTTGGAATATCACAAAGCCATCAGACATTTGCGGGGAGGGGAAGCAACGAAAATCAAGTACAAACGACGTAGTAAAAAGGTTCGAATAGAACAGGAGGAAAGTGTATAA
- the spoIID gene encoding stage II sporulation protein D: MKRYLLMWFIALPILLVAIPATLVYWFAPGASPEGPANVAVSVPDNLTEAGPPLQVKVYRTEKKVVETVQLETYIAGVVAAEMPAEFELEALKAQALAARTYIVRRLSESKLDDVPQGAQVLDTVQHQVYMDESQRRERWKDQYEWKNQRILQAVRATAGVVLTYDGKPIDATFFSTSNGFTENSGEYWEKPIPYLKSVPSPWDIQSPRYEETVTMTTDELEKNLGVKLTQEASTNGAWYQIESKTTGNRVGKISIGGKEFTGREFREKLNLNSSSFTMELRGNQVYITTKGFGHGVGMSQWGANGMAKKGKNAEQIVKYFYQGVSLQNFTKIIPV, translated from the coding sequence ATGAAACGTTACCTACTCATGTGGTTCATCGCTTTGCCGATCTTGCTCGTCGCCATTCCTGCAACGCTGGTCTACTGGTTTGCTCCAGGAGCATCCCCAGAAGGTCCAGCCAATGTCGCCGTGTCTGTTCCGGACAACCTTACCGAAGCGGGACCGCCTCTCCAAGTGAAGGTCTATCGCACGGAGAAAAAGGTGGTAGAAACGGTGCAGTTGGAAACGTACATCGCGGGAGTGGTAGCAGCAGAGATGCCTGCCGAATTTGAGCTGGAAGCACTTAAGGCGCAAGCATTGGCAGCGAGAACGTATATCGTTCGCAGGTTGAGCGAAAGCAAACTGGACGATGTGCCACAGGGAGCACAAGTACTGGATACCGTTCAACATCAGGTGTATATGGATGAAAGTCAGCGACGCGAACGTTGGAAGGATCAGTACGAGTGGAAGAACCAGCGTATTCTTCAAGCCGTACGGGCAACAGCAGGCGTCGTGCTGACGTACGATGGGAAGCCAATTGATGCTACTTTCTTTTCCACGAGCAATGGCTTTACAGAAAATTCGGGTGAGTACTGGGAAAAGCCAATTCCCTACCTGAAAAGCGTGCCGAGCCCTTGGGATATCCAATCCCCACGCTATGAAGAGACCGTGACGATGACGACCGATGAGCTCGAGAAGAACCTCGGTGTTAAGTTAACCCAAGAGGCATCCACGAACGGTGCCTGGTACCAGATCGAATCAAAGACGACGGGGAATCGAGTCGGCAAGATTAGCATTGGCGGCAAGGAGTTCACCGGGCGGGAATTTCGTGAAAAGCTAAACCTGAACTCGTCCTCTTTTACGATGGAGCTGCGAGGCAATCAGGTGTACATTACGACCAAAGGATTCGGGCACGGTGTAGGCATGAGCCAATGGGGAGCCAACGGCATGGCCAAGAAAGGGAAAAATGCCGAACAGATCGTAAAGTACTTCTATCAAGGAGTCTCCCTGCAAAATTTTACGAAGATCATCCCTGTTTAG
- the murA gene encoding UDP-N-acetylglucosamine 1-carboxyvinyltransferase: MDKIIVRGGKALTGNVKVSGAKNAVLPIIAASILAEEGTCVISDVPALDDVRTICDLLKSMGISLTYDHEVLTVNASQLTSVEASYELVRKMRASFLVMGPLLARQGRARVALPGGCAIGTRPIDQHLKGFEAMGAKIEIGQGFIEASVEGRLKGAKIYLDIASVGATENIMMAAALADGTTVIENAAEEPEIVDLANFLNRMGAKIRGAGTGSIRIEGVDKMTGCTHCVIPDRIEAGTFMVAAAITGGDVFVEGAICDHLKSVTAKLREMGVEVDEQENGIRVRRTGALKAVDLKTLPYPGFPTDMQSQMMALLLVSEGTSIVTETVFENRFMHVEEFRRMNANIKIEGRSAIVDGGSKLTGSKVAATDLRAGAALVLAGLVSDGETEVSALHHIDRGYVNFTEKLQALGADVERYVPETKTRETAVTETVKVSFSPNFA; this comes from the coding sequence TTGGATAAAATTATTGTCCGCGGTGGTAAGGCATTGACGGGGAATGTGAAGGTCTCCGGCGCCAAAAATGCCGTACTCCCTATTATTGCAGCATCTATCCTGGCCGAAGAAGGGACATGCGTCATCTCAGATGTGCCGGCTCTCGACGATGTCAGGACAATATGCGACCTCTTGAAATCGATGGGAATCTCCCTTACATATGATCATGAAGTGCTGACTGTAAATGCTAGCCAGCTGACCAGCGTGGAAGCATCCTACGAACTTGTCCGCAAGATGCGTGCATCCTTCTTGGTAATGGGTCCGCTCTTGGCAAGACAAGGACGTGCTCGAGTCGCTCTTCCAGGCGGATGTGCCATTGGTACTCGCCCGATCGATCAACACCTTAAAGGGTTTGAGGCTATGGGAGCCAAAATCGAGATCGGACAAGGATTCATTGAAGCAAGCGTAGAAGGTCGATTGAAAGGTGCGAAAATCTACCTCGATATCGCTAGTGTAGGCGCGACGGAAAATATCATGATGGCAGCTGCTCTGGCAGATGGAACCACCGTGATTGAAAATGCAGCAGAAGAACCGGAGATCGTAGATTTGGCAAACTTCCTCAATCGGATGGGGGCTAAAATTCGCGGTGCCGGTACAGGCTCGATTCGCATTGAAGGTGTAGATAAAATGACGGGCTGCACACATTGCGTGATTCCAGACCGGATTGAAGCGGGGACCTTTATGGTGGCTGCGGCAATCACTGGAGGAGATGTCTTTGTGGAAGGCGCGATTTGTGATCACCTCAAATCTGTGACCGCTAAGCTGCGCGAAATGGGCGTAGAAGTGGACGAGCAGGAAAATGGAATTCGCGTTCGCCGTACTGGTGCGCTGAAAGCCGTTGACCTGAAAACATTGCCGTACCCTGGTTTCCCGACAGACATGCAATCGCAGATGATGGCGCTCTTGCTCGTGTCAGAAGGTACCAGCATTGTCACTGAGACCGTTTTTGAAAACCGCTTTATGCACGTGGAAGAATTCCGCCGCATGAATGCGAATATCAAAATCGAAGGTCGCAGCGCGATCGTCGATGGCGGCTCCAAGCTGACTGGAAGCAAAGTCGCTGCAACGGATTTGCGTGCGGGTGCTGCACTCGTATTGGCTGGTCTGGTGTCGGATGGGGAAACAGAAGTATCTGCTCTTCATCACATCGATCGTGGCTACGTCAACTTTACGGAAAAGCTGCAGGCATTGGGAGCAGACGTCGAACGTTATGTTCCTGAGACCAAGACTCGCGAAACCGCTGTGACGGAAACCGTGAAGGTAAGCTTCTCTCCTAATTTTGCATGA
- the mreB gene encoding rod shape-determining protein, with the protein MFGKDIGIDLGTANVLVFVKGKGIVLDEPSVVAIDSKTRKVLAVGNEAHRMVGRTPGNIVAIRPLREGVIADFEITEAMLKHFMTKIGGKSMFARPRILICCPTNITSVEQKAIREAAERSGGAREVYIEEEPKVAAVGAGMDIFQPSGNMVVDIGGGTTDVAVLSMGDIVTSSSIKIAGDTFDVAIMRYIKNKYKLLIGERTAEDIKVQIGTVSDSRQDEMDIRGRDMVSGLPQTITIRSNEVQEALAESVSAIVQASKSVLERTPPELSADIIDKGVFLTGGGALLHGIDQILADELKVPVLVADEPMMCVAKGTGMMLDYLDKVPAHRNKKLFRG; encoded by the coding sequence ATGTTTGGCAAAGATATCGGGATCGACTTGGGGACAGCCAATGTCTTGGTTTTTGTAAAAGGCAAGGGAATTGTCCTGGATGAACCATCTGTCGTAGCTATTGACAGCAAAACCAGAAAAGTATTGGCTGTGGGCAACGAAGCTCACCGAATGGTGGGCCGCACCCCAGGAAACATCGTAGCGATCCGACCTTTGCGAGAAGGCGTTATTGCGGATTTTGAAATTACTGAGGCCATGCTGAAACACTTTATGACCAAAATTGGCGGCAAAAGCATGTTTGCCCGTCCACGTATCCTGATTTGCTGCCCGACCAACATTACTTCTGTTGAGCAAAAAGCAATTCGAGAAGCTGCTGAACGTAGCGGTGGCGCCAGAGAAGTATACATTGAGGAAGAGCCGAAAGTAGCCGCAGTAGGGGCAGGAATGGACATTTTTCAGCCGTCGGGCAATATGGTAGTGGATATCGGTGGGGGTACTACCGATGTAGCAGTACTGTCGATGGGCGACATTGTGACTTCATCCTCCATCAAAATTGCAGGCGATACATTTGATGTGGCTATTATGCGGTACATAAAAAATAAATATAAGCTGCTGATTGGGGAACGCACGGCTGAAGATATCAAAGTTCAGATTGGTACCGTTTCCGACTCACGCCAGGACGAAATGGACATTCGCGGTCGAGATATGGTAAGCGGGCTGCCACAGACAATTACTATTCGATCAAATGAAGTCCAAGAAGCCCTGGCCGAGTCGGTCAGTGCAATTGTACAAGCCTCGAAATCTGTTTTAGAACGAACACCTCCGGAGCTTTCTGCCGATATAATTGATAAGGGTGTTTTCTTGACCGGTGGCGGCGCATTATTGCATGGCATCGACCAAATACTGGCGGACGAATTGAAGGTCCCTGTACTGGTAGCGGACGAGCCTATGATGTGTGTAGCCAAAGGAACAGGAATGATGCTGGACTACCTGGACAAAGTACCAGCGCACCGGAATAAGAAATTATTCAGGGGGTAA
- a CDS encoding YwmB family TATA-box binding protein — protein MGKWSGWLMLAVVMIMGAIYWMPAQATEVKPVAAQLLRVLEDSGAIGETIQVRARTSMGQMQSPEEVKELAKRWAEQLEIPFSHVELSRKNHMIVYQNETKQDGVQLRYEVSAVSKNGSFDTYLVLQLTGSRQSLLYIEEIQETFAKALKRADFIPQISTCIRGMYNVKMGVDQQEGKILSIFQTLHASELERLQDVSVVSISGYTHMWEPFISLNGQKMNLQVATHRDSESAGTWITVGTPIITVEY, from the coding sequence ATGGGGAAATGGTCAGGGTGGTTGATGCTGGCAGTTGTCATGATCATGGGTGCCATCTACTGGATGCCTGCGCAAGCGACAGAAGTAAAGCCAGTCGCCGCACAGCTGTTACGTGTTTTGGAAGACTCCGGAGCAATTGGGGAAACCATTCAGGTACGTGCACGGACCTCAATGGGACAGATGCAGAGCCCGGAGGAAGTCAAAGAGTTGGCGAAACGATGGGCTGAACAGCTAGAGATTCCTTTTTCCCATGTAGAACTCTCGCGGAAAAATCATATGATCGTCTATCAGAACGAAACCAAGCAAGATGGCGTTCAGTTACGCTACGAGGTGTCAGCGGTTTCCAAAAATGGTTCTTTTGACACATATTTAGTACTCCAGTTGACTGGAAGCCGTCAATCGCTACTATATATTGAAGAGATACAAGAAACGTTCGCGAAAGCCTTGAAAAGAGCCGACTTTATTCCGCAAATTAGCACTTGTATTCGCGGAATGTACAATGTTAAGATGGGTGTTGACCAACAGGAGGGTAAAATTTTGTCGATTTTTCAGACTCTCCATGCATCAGAGCTCGAACGTTTACAGGATGTTTCGGTTGTGAGCATATCTGGGTATACACATATGTGGGAACCATTCATCTCGTTAAACGGTCAAAAGATGAATCTACAGGTGGCGACCCATCGTGACAGCGAATCTGCAGGAACGTGGATCACCGTAGGAACACCAATCATCACTGTGGAATATTAG
- a CDS encoding DUF1146 family protein: protein MPQEVYGFMSIILTIVFIGLSWWALQSLRFEKFVKNPNGAQAKLLQIFLSIVVGYEISRFFLDYLGWSLTFGNMFS from the coding sequence GTGCCGCAAGAAGTCTACGGCTTTATGAGCATCATTTTAACAATCGTGTTTATCGGTCTCAGCTGGTGGGCCCTGCAGTCGCTTCGTTTTGAAAAGTTCGTGAAAAACCCAAACGGAGCCCAGGCCAAGCTGCTGCAAATTTTTCTGTCCATCGTGGTAGGGTATGAGATATCCCGCTTCTTCCTTGATTACTTGGGCTGGTCTCTCACTTTCGGGAATATGTTCTCCTAA
- the nuoN gene encoding NADH-quinone oxidoreductase subunit NuoN: MDVKDIFSYNWSYLLPEFIILGFATVLSLLDLFAGKRLGKQVIGWLSLVGVVLAAVFVFVNVNTLDKPYSYMTDMIRIDNYGNAFKLIFLAGTAFVLLISLSYLKQREVEHTGEYYYLLLTGLLGAMVMASSADLITLFVGLELLSLSSYVLVGLRKKSLHSNESAFKYVVSGGIATAITLFGMSYVYGLTGTTHVYEISTRLAEAGMAGYQFLVYIAFAFLAVGLAFKISAAPNHMWAPDVYQGAPTPVTAFLAVVSKAAGFSLLFRLLMISFFNVTDGTSRFFFDQGSLYLGIMAAASMIIGNTMALRQTNVKRMMAYSGIAQAGYLLVPFVPPTTLFFSEVIFYLFGYLLVSFGAFAVIMVVSREQGTEDLKGFAGLYHRSPIMAIAMSIFLLSLAGIPITAGFFGKFYLFMGALAQENYWLSAVMIITSVISYYYYFGIIRQMYMRPGTSETPMYVPKGIWTFVLVMAVATVFFGAFPGLVTDYVQAHFNPSFDFGNMLPPTFQ; encoded by the coding sequence ATGGACGTTAAAGATATCTTCTCGTATAACTGGAGTTACCTTCTGCCCGAGTTTATCATCCTAGGTTTTGCAACGGTGTTGTCGCTTCTGGACCTGTTTGCAGGAAAAAGACTCGGCAAACAAGTGATCGGGTGGCTGTCGTTGGTCGGAGTCGTGCTGGCTGCCGTGTTTGTTTTCGTCAATGTAAACACGCTCGACAAGCCCTATAGCTACATGACGGACATGATCCGCATCGACAACTACGGTAATGCATTCAAGCTGATTTTCCTTGCGGGTACGGCATTTGTCCTGCTGATTTCTCTGTCCTATTTGAAGCAGAGAGAAGTCGAGCATACAGGTGAGTATTACTACTTGCTCTTGACAGGCCTTCTGGGAGCGATGGTCATGGCGTCCTCCGCTGATTTGATCACGTTGTTCGTCGGGCTGGAGCTTTTGTCCCTTTCTTCCTACGTCTTGGTAGGGTTGCGGAAAAAGTCGCTCCATTCCAACGAGTCGGCTTTCAAATACGTGGTTTCAGGCGGTATTGCCACGGCTATTACGTTGTTCGGGATGTCGTACGTCTATGGTTTGACGGGAACGACGCATGTGTACGAGATTTCCACTCGTTTGGCGGAAGCAGGCATGGCGGGCTATCAGTTCCTCGTCTATATCGCATTTGCCTTTCTGGCGGTCGGACTCGCCTTTAAAATATCCGCGGCTCCCAATCACATGTGGGCTCCGGACGTCTACCAGGGTGCACCTACTCCCGTAACGGCATTTCTTGCAGTCGTCTCAAAAGCGGCTGGCTTCTCCTTACTGTTCCGTTTGTTGATGATCTCGTTCTTCAATGTGACGGATGGCACGAGTCGATTCTTCTTTGATCAGGGGAGTCTGTATCTTGGGATCATGGCAGCGGCATCGATGATCATCGGGAACACGATGGCGCTGAGGCAGACGAACGTCAAGCGGATGATGGCCTATTCCGGGATTGCACAAGCGGGATATTTACTCGTTCCGTTCGTACCGCCGACCACACTCTTTTTCAGCGAAGTGATCTTCTATCTTTTTGGCTACTTGCTCGTCAGCTTTGGGGCTTTTGCCGTCATTATGGTCGTCTCACGCGAGCAAGGAACAGAAGATCTAAAAGGCTTTGCTGGTTTGTATCACCGCTCGCCAATTATGGCCATCGCGATGAGCATTTTCCTGCTTTCCTTGGCAGGGATCCCGATAACAGCAGGGTTTTTCGGTAAATTCTATCTGTTCATGGGGGCATTGGCACAGGAAAACTATTGGCTCTCAGCGGTGATGATCATCACGAGTGTCATTTCGTACTACTACTACTTCGGGATCATTCGTCAGATGTACATGCGCCCGGGGACGAGCGAAACTCCTATGTATGTGCCTAAAGGCATCTGGACGTTTGTCCTCGTCATGGCAGTCGCTACCGTGTTCTTCGGTGCTTTCCCGGGACTGGTGACCGATTACGTCCAGGCGCATTTTAATCCGTCATTTGATTTTGGTAATATGCTCCCGCCGACTTTTCAATAA
- a CDS encoding M23 family metallopeptidase yields the protein MEDQKNQNQPIPFKKSSSWKKVLGKKWAFPAIYIGTAAIILAFVMWYQGSVMDTVSNLTNVKENVAVTTPETPVASPQGEESVPVAGTVQPLAWPVGKGVQYDLGMSFYDEQASKDNQQKALVKYNNSYFPHTGIDLKSTDGKGFDVVAALAGKVLKVENDPLVGKVIEVEHADKMVTVYQSLENVVVKPGDEVTQGQVIGSAGRNEYEKDSGVHLHFEVRVDGKSVNPEQYLIQGDTTVKNQ from the coding sequence ATGGAAGATCAAAAAAATCAGAATCAACCGATTCCATTCAAGAAGTCGAGTTCTTGGAAAAAAGTATTGGGTAAGAAATGGGCTTTTCCTGCAATCTACATCGGGACCGCAGCAATCATTCTCGCTTTTGTGATGTGGTATCAGGGTAGCGTCATGGACACGGTATCCAATCTGACGAACGTCAAGGAAAACGTGGCAGTGACTACCCCTGAGACCCCAGTGGCTTCACCACAAGGCGAAGAGTCGGTACCAGTCGCAGGAACTGTACAACCGTTGGCATGGCCAGTTGGAAAAGGCGTTCAGTACGATTTGGGGATGAGCTTCTATGACGAGCAAGCCTCCAAGGACAATCAGCAAAAAGCTTTGGTGAAGTACAACAACTCTTACTTCCCGCATACGGGCATTGATTTGAAATCCACGGATGGCAAAGGCTTTGATGTCGTCGCTGCACTGGCAGGGAAAGTCCTCAAAGTGGAAAATGACCCACTCGTAGGGAAAGTGATTGAAGTGGAACACGCAGACAAAATGGTTACCGTGTATCAAAGCTTGGAAAACGTAGTCGTCAAACCGGGCGATGAAGTGACGCAAGGTCAGGTAATCGGGTCTGCAGGACGCAACGAATATGAGAAAGATTCTGGTGTCCACTTGCACTTTGAAGTTCGTGTCGATGGAAAATCAGTCAACCCTGAACAGTATTTGATTCAAGGCGATACCACCGTCAAAAATCAATAA